The Streptomyces lienomycini sequence GCCGGGGGGTGCGTGTCCAGCAACTCCCGTGTGCGGCGCCGCAGTTCCGCTGCGTCCGTCATGCGGTCGCTCCCTTCTCCAGCTTCCGCGACATCGCCTTCTCCGACATCGCCTTCTCCGACATCGCCTTCTCCGGTACTGCCCTCCCCGACACGGCCGTCACCGTCGTATCCCCTTCTCCGGTACGACGGCCACCCGGCCGGTCGTCCTGCCGTCGGCGACGCGCTGCACGGCGTCGGCCGCCCCGTCGAGCGGCACCCGCTCGCTCACCAGCGGCTTGACGGCGCCCCGTGCGGCCAGCTCGGTGAGCTGCTCGTGGCAGTGCCGGACCAGCTCGGGGTTCTTGGTGTTGTACAGGCCCCAGTGCAGACCGAGGATCGTGTAGTTCTTGACCAGCGCGTGGTTCAGCGCGGGGCTGGGGATGGTGCCGCTCGCGAAGCCGACGACGACGATCCGTCCCTCGAAGGCGACGACCTTGGTGGACTGGGTGTACGCCTGGCCGCCCACCGGGTCGTAGATCACGTCCGCGCCCCGGCCGCCGGTGGCCTCCTTCACCGCCGCGACGACGTCCTCACCGTGCCGGTCGACCACCACGTCGCAGCCCAGTTCGCGGGCGACGGCCGCCTTCTCCGGGCCGCCGACGACGCCGATGACGGTGGCTCCGGCCGCCTTGCCGAGTTGCACGGCGGCGCTCCCGACGCCTCCCGCGGCGGCATGGACGAGCAGGGTCTCGCCGGCCGCCAGCCGGGCCCGGCGGTGCAGGCCGAACCAGCCGGTCTGGTAGCCGATGTGCAGGGCCGCGGCCTCGGCGTCGTCCAGGGTGTCCGGCGCGGGCAGGAGGGCGCGCGCGTCGGCGAGGGCGTACTCGGCGAAACCGCCGTGCGGCAGCGCCGGGTTGGCGAGAACCCGGCGGCCGTCCTCGGTCTCCCCGCAGATCTCCACACCCGGTGTGAACGGCAGCGGCGGCCTGACCTGGTACTCCCCCCTGCACAGCAGGGCGTCCGGGAAGTTGATGTTCGCGGCGCGAACCCTCAGCAGGACCTGGCCCTCGCCGGGTGCCGGCGGCGCCACGTCCGCGAGGCGCATCACCTCGCCCGGCTCGCCGTTCTCGTGCACCTGCCATGCCTGCATGCGGGGCCTCCACCGACTGTGTCGTTCGACCGGGTCCCTCGCATACTAAGCGGTCGCTTGCCATTCGGGAACAGGTGGAGGGAACAGGGCGCGGACCGTCCCGTCACGCCCGCGCGGCGGGTCGCGCCCGTACGTGCATCCGCTCACCCTGCGGGCCGAAGAGGCTGAGGAACTCGGCCGGCCCCTCCCCCGTCGAGCCGAACCAGTGCGGCACCCGGGTGTCGAACTCGACGGCCTCCCCCGCCGACAGCACCACGTCGTGCTCACCGAGCACGAGCCGCAGACGGCCCGAGAGGACGTACAGCCACTCGTACCCCTCGTGACTGCGCGGGTCCGGCTCCTCCTTGCGCATGGGTTCTCGCACCTTGAACGCCTGGAGCCCGCCCGCCTGGCGGGTGAGCGGCCAGTGGGTGCGGCCGTGGCGGACGATCGGCTCGGACCGTACCCGGGGGTCGCCGACCGGCGGGGCACCGACCAGCTCGTCCAGCGGCACCTGGTGGGCCTGGGCGATCGGCAGCAGCAGTTCGAGGCTCGGCTTGCGCAGCCCCGACTCCAGCCGCGACAGGGTGCTCACCGATATGCCGGTCGCCTCGGACAGGGCGGCCAGCGTCACCTCGCGCTCCTTGCGGAGCTGACGGAGCCTGGGGCCGACACCGGCGAGAACATCGTCTGCAGTCGTCATGCGCTTATTGCAGAACCGGCAAATACGTTTGTCAATCCCGGGGCTCCGAGCGACCTTCTACGTGGAGGTGGTCACCATGACCCAGCACACGGACCCGAAGAACACGGACCCGAAGAACGCCGAGGACCGGCAGGAGCGGTCCGGCGAGTACGACGTGATCGTCGTCGGCGGCGGTGCGGCCGGACTCTCGGCGGCGCTGGTCCTGGGCCGCGCACGACTGCGCACCCTGGTCGTCGACGCCGGTGAGCCGCGCAACGCGCCCTCGGACCACATGCAGGGCTACCTGACCCGGGACGGCATGTCCCCCGCCGAGTTCCTGGCGCTCGGCCGGGAGGAGATCGCGCGCTACGGCGTGGAGCTGGTCCGCGACCGTGCGGTGGACGTGTCCCGGGGCGAGGACTTCGCGGTGGAGCTGGCCGGCGGGGACACGGTGCGCGCCCGCCGGCTGATCGTCACGACCGGGCTCAGGGACGAGCTGCCCGCCGTGCCCGGGGTCGCCGAGCGGTTCGGCCGGGACGTGCTGCACTGCCCGTTCTGCCACGGCTGGGAGGTCCGCGACGAGCGCTTCGGCGTCCTGGCCACCAGTCCGCTCAGCGTGCACCAGGCGCTGATGGTGACCGGCTGGTCCGACGACGTGACGCTGTTCCTGCACACGGTCGCCGAACGGGAGCTGTCGGACGACGACCTGCGGCGCCTCGCCGCGGCCGGCGTCAAGGTGGTGCCGGGCGAGGTCGCCGCCCTGCGGGTCGAGGACGACCGGCTGACCGGGGTCCGGCTGGCGGACGGCACGGCACACGAACGCACGGTGATGTTCGTCGCCCCCGCGGCGGTCCCGCAGACCGGCCTGATGGAGCGGCTGGGGGCGGAGCTGCGGGAGACGCCGTTCGGTGCCTATCCCGTGGTGGACCCGACGGGCCGGACCACCGTGCCGGGCGTGTGGACCGCCGGCAACGCGATGGGCTTCGCCGAGCAGGTCGTCCACGCGGCCAGCGGCGGCTACCGCGCGGCGGCGGCGATCGTGGGCGACCTGATCATGTCGGACCTGGACGCGGCCCTCGCGGAGTGAGGGCACCCCGCCGGGGCCCCTCCCTCGTCCGACCCCGTCCGAGCCCGGTCGGGCGTGCGGAGTGCGGAGCGGGCACCCGGCGACAGCGGGACGCCCCGGGGAAGATCCCGGCGTCAGCGGCAACAGGCCGGGCGGACCGGTCGGGCCGCACGGACCACGGACGCCGCACGGACCACGGACGCCGCGCGGCCCGGCGGACCGCGCCGACCGACGCACCCGCCCCCCTCGGGCCTCCCCCGTCCGGGAGCCGGACCCCCGCGGGGGTGTAGGCCCGCCCTCTCCGGTGCACCCTGACTTCATGCTGCTTGCCCGGTTGGCCCAGGTGTCCCGGGAGGTCGCCGAGACGTCGGCGCGGTCCCGGAAGACCGTCCTGCTCGCGGAGCTGTTCCGCGAGGCGGAGGCGGAGGACGTGCCGGTCGTCATCCCGTACCTGGCGGGGCGCCTCCCGCAGGGCCGGATCGGCGTCGGCTGGAAGGTGCTGGGCCGCCGCGTCCCGCCCGCCGGGGCGCCGACCCTGACCGTGCGCGACGTGGACGCCCGGCTCACCCGGCTCGGGGCGGTGTCGGGCGCCGGTTCGCAGGCCGAGCGGGCCCGGCTGGTCGGGGAGCTGATGGGCGCCGCCACGGAGGACGAGCAGCGCTTCCTGGTCGGGCTGCTCACCGGCGAGGTCCGGCAGGGCGCCCTGGACGCGGCCGCCGTCGAGGGCCTGGCCGCGGCGACAAACGCTCCCCCGGCCGACGTACGGCGCGCGGTGATGCTCGCGGGGTCGCTCCAGGCGGTGGCCGAGGCCCTGCTGGCGGACGGGCCCGGTGCCCTGGACCGGTTCCGGCTCACCGTCGGCCGACCGGTGCTGCCGATGCTGGCGCACAGCGCGTCCTCGGTCGCCGAGGCGGTCGGCAGGCTGGGCGCGGCGGCCGTGGAGGAGAAGCTGGACGGCATCCGCGTCCAGGTCCACCGGGACGGCGGCACCGTACGGGTCCACACCCGCACCCTGGACGACATCACCGCCCGGCTGCCCGAGGTCACCGACGCGGCCCTGGCGCTGCCCGGTGAGCGGTTCATCCTGGACGGCGAGGCGATCTCCCTCGACGCGAGCGGACGCCCCCGCTCCTTCCAGGAGACCGCCGGGCGGGTCGGCTCCCGTACGGACGTCGCCACGGCCGCGCGGGCGCTGCCCGTCTCCGTGGTGTTCTTCGACGCGCTGTCCGTCGACGGCCGCGACCTGCTCGACCTGCCGCTGACCGAGCGGCACGCGGAGCTGGCCCGGCTGGTTCCCGAACCCCTGCGGGTGCGGCGCACGCTGGTGCGGGGCCCCGAGGAGACCGGGGTCGCGGAGGAGTTCCTCGAGGAGACACTGGCGCGCGGGCACGAGGGCGTCGTCGTCAAGGGGCTGGACGCCGCCTACAGCGCCGGTCGGCGCGGCGCGTCCTGGCTGAAGGTGAAGCCCGTCCACACGCTCGACCTGGTGGTGCTGGCCGCCGAGTGGGGCCACGGCCGTCGCACCGGCAAGCTCTCCAACCTCCACCTGGGCGCCCGCACCGCCGACGGCTCCTTCGCGATGCTCGGCAAGACCTTCAAGGGCATGACCGACGCGCTGCTGGCCTGGCAGACCGAGCGCCTGGGGGAACTGGCGGTCGAGGAGCACGGCTGGGGTGTGACCGTACGGCCCGAACTGGTCGTGGAGATCGCCTACGACGGCCTCCAGCGCTCCACCCGCTACCCGGCCGGCGTCACCCTCCGCTTCGCCCGGGTGATCCGCTACCGCGAGGACAAGCGTCCCGAGGACGCGGACACCGTGGAGACCCTGCTCGCCGCCCACCCCGGCGTGTCCCCGTGAAGCGCAGCGCGGGTCTGCTGCTGCACCGGCGCGGTCCCGCCCGGGAGCTCCAGGTCCTCCTCGGTCACATGGGCGGCCCCTTCCACACGCGGCGCGACGCGGGGGCGTGGACCGTCCCCAAGGGCGAGTACGGGCCGACGGAACCGGCGTGGGAGGCGGCCCGGCGGGAGTTCGAGGAGGAGCTGGGGCTGCCGCCGCCCGGGGGCGAGGCCGTCGCGCTGGGCGAGGTGCGGCAGGCGGGCGGGAAGGTCGTCACGGTCTGGGCCGTCGAGGCGGACCTCGATCCGGCGACGGTCGTCCCGGGCACCTTCCGGATGGAGTGGCCGCCGAGGTCGGGGCGGACCGAGGAGTTCCCCGAGCTGGACCGGGTGGCGTGGTTCGAGCTGGACCGCGCCCGGGGGGTGATCGTGAAGGCGCAGGCCGCGTTTCTCGACCGCCTGGCTGAGCACTCGCACTGACGAGACGCCACGAGGAACGAGGCGACCGGTCGCGTTGCGGCACCCCACGCCGCGCGCCAAGGTCGAAGCACGCTTGCGCACCCAGGAGGTCGGCCATGCCCATCGCGACGGTGAACCCGGCGAACGGCGAGACGCTGAGGACGTACGAGCCCATGGGCGAGGAGGAGATCGAGCGCCGGCTCGAACTGGCGGAGGCCACCTTCCGCACCTACCGGACCACCGGCTTCTACGAGCGGGCCGGGCTGATGCGCCGGGCCGCGGATCTTCTGGAGGCCGACCAGAAGGAGATCGGCCGGGTCATCACCACGGAGATGGGCAAGCCGGTCAAGCAGGCCCGCGCGGAGGCGGCCAAGTGCGCCAAGGCGATGCGCTGGTACGCCGACCACGCGGCGGAGCTGCTGGCCGACGAGGAGCCCGCGGACGCCGACGTGAAGGACTCCGGCGCCTCCCGGGCCCTGGTCCGCTACCGGCCGCTCGGCCCGGTGCTCGCGGTGATGCCGTGGAACTTCCCGCTCTGGCAGGTGATCCGCTTCGCCGCGCCCGCGCTGATGGCGGGCAACGTCGGGCTGCTGAAGCACGCCTCGAACGTGCCGCAGACCGCCCTGTATCTGGAGGACCTGTTCCACCGGGCGGGCTTCCCGGAGGGCTGCTTCCAGACCCTGCTCATCGGTTCCGCCCAGGTCGACGACGTCCTGCGCGACGAGCGGGTGCGGGCCGCCACCCTCACCGGCAGCGAGCCCGCGGGCCGCGCGGTGGCCTCCACCGCCGGGGAGATGATCAAGAAGACGGTGCTCGAGCTGGGCGGCAGCGACCCGTTCGTCGTCATGCCGTCCGCCGACGTGGACCGCGCCGCCGAGGTGGCGGTGACCGCGCGTACGCAGAACGCCGGGCAGTCGTGCATCGCCGCCAAGCGGTTCATCGTGCACACGGACGTGTACGACGCCTTCGCCGAGCGCTTCGCCGAGGGCATGAGGGCGCTGACGGTCGGCGACCCCATGGAGGAGGCGACCGACGTCGGCCCGCTCTCCAGTGAGCAGGGCCTGAACGACGTGGTGGAGCTGGTCGACGACGCCGTGCGCGGCGGCGCGACGGTGCTGTGCGGCGGCGAACGCCCCGACGGGCCCGGCTGGTACTACCCGCCGACCGTCCTGGCGGGGATCACCCGGGAGATGCGCATCCACCGCGAGGAGGCCTTCGGCCCGGTCGCCACCCTGTACCGGGCGGCCGACCTGGACGAGGCGGTGCTGATCGCCAACGACACGGACTTCGGGCTCAGTTCCAACGTGTGGACGCGCGACGACGCCGACGTGGACCGCTTCGTACGGGACCTGGAGGCGGGCGGCGTGTACGTCAACGGGATGACGGCGTCCCATCCGGCGTTCCCGTTCGGCGGGGTCAAGCGGTCGGGCTACGGCCGTGAGCTGTCCGGGCACGGAATCCGGGAGTTCTGCAACATCACCACCGTATGGCACGGAGCGTGAGCCTTCCGCGACTACGATCCCCCCTGTGAACCGCGAAGTGACCCTGCCTCTGATCGTCGACGACCGCGGCACGCTCCAGGTCGCCGCGTCCGACGTGAGCAAGCTGCTGCGCACGGTGGGCGGGCGGTGGCTGCGGCTGGTGGAGACCGGCGAGGAGAGCCTGGACGAGGACACCGTCGCGGCCCTCACCATCGAGCTGGCCAAGCTGGCCGACCGGATCGACGTGGCCTGCATCGCCCACAGCAGCGGCCCCTCCTCCTCCTGACGCCCCGGCCGCGGGCCGACGCCTCGCCCCGGGCCGGCGCGTTCCCCGAGACGGAGTAACCCGGCGAGAGATCACCGCTTCGGTGGGTGATCGTGGATGGGCACCCCCGTAAAGGTGCACCACTTTCCGGTCGGGGGGCGTCAGCCTTCCGCGAGGCGAAAGCAGGCACGGTTCATGGCGACTTTGTGCAGACCCTCGGTGTCCGTCCCGGAGCACGTGATCACGATGGAGGAGACGCTGGAGCTGGCGCGCAGACGCCACACCGACCATCCTCAACTGCCGCTCGCGCTCCGGCTGATAGAGAACACCGGGGTCCGCACCCGGCACATCGTGCAGCCCATCGAGGAGACGCTGAAGCACCCCGGTTTCGAGGACCGCAACAAGGTCTACGAGCGGGAGGCGAAGTCCCGTGTCCCGGCCGTGATCCAGCGGGCCCTGGACGACGCGGAGCTGCTCCCCACCGACATCGACGTGATCATCTACGTGTCGTGCACGGGTTTCATGATGCCCTCCCTGACGGCCTGGCTGATCAACGCGATGGGCTTCGACAGCACCACGCGGCAGATACCCATCGCCCAGCTGGGCTGCGCGGCCGGCGGCGCGGCGATCAACCGCGCCCACGACTTCTGCACCGCGTATCCCGAGGCCAACGCGCTGATCGTGGCCTGCGAGTTCTGCTCGCTGTGCTACCAGCCCACCGACCTCGGTGTGGGGTCCCTGCTCTGCAACGGCCTGTTCGGCGACGGCATCGCCGCCGCGGTGGTCCGCGGACAGGGCGGCACCGGCATCGGCCTGGAGCGCAACGGCTCGTACCTGATCCCCAAGACCGAGGACTGGATCATGTACGACGTGAAGGCGACCGGTTTCCACTTCCTGCTGGACAAGCGGGTCCCCGCCACCATGGAACCGCTGGCCCCGGCGCTCAAGCAGCTGGCGGGGGAACACGGTTGGGACGCCTCCGACCTGGACTTCTACATCGTGCACGCGGGCGGCCCCCGGATCCTGGACGACCTCAGCACCTTCCTGCGGGTCGACCCGCACGCCTTCCGGTTCAGCCGGGCCACGCTCACCGAGTACGGCAACATCGCCAGCGCCGTCGTCCTGGACGCGCTGCGCCGCCTCTTCGACGCGGGCGGCGCCGAGGAGGGCGCGCGCGGGCTGCTGGCCGGTTTCGGCCCCGGCATCACCGCGGAGATGTCCCTGGGCCGCTGGCAGACCGCGGACACGCGGCAGGACGTACGCCGGGACATGACGCGGGCCCTGCGACAGAGTGTGAGGCAGAGGTGAGCGAGGAGACCGTCCCCGAGACCGCGCCGCCCATCCGGGACTGGCCGGCCGTCGACCTGCCCGGCAGCGACTTCGACCCGGTGCTGACCGAGTTGATGCGCGAGGGCCCCGTCACCCGGATCTCACTGCCCAACGGCGAGGGCTGGGCCTGGCTGGTGACCCGCCACGACGACGTCCGCCTGGTCACCAACGACCCCCGGTTCGGCCGCGAGGCCGTCATGGACCGGCAGGTCACCCGGCTCGCCCCGCACTTCATCCCGGCCCGCGGCGCGGTCGGCTTCCTGGACCCGCCCGACCACACCCGGCTGCGCCGCTCGGTGGCCGCGGCCTTCACCGCGCGCGGCGTGGAGCGGGTGCGCGAGCGGTCCCGCGGGATGCTCGACGAACTGGTCGACGCCATGCTGAGGGCCGGTCCGCCCGCCGACCTCACCGAGGCCGTGCTGAGCCCGTTCCCCATCGCGGTGATCTGCGAGCTGATGGGTGTGCCGGCCGCCGACCGGCACGCCATGCACACCTGGACGCAGCTGATCCTGTCCTCCTCGCACGGCGCCGAGGTCAGCGAGCGGGCCAAGAACGAGATGAACGCCTACTTCGCGGATCTCGTCGGGCTCCGGTCGGACAGCACCGGCGAGGACGTCACCTCGCTGCTGGGCGCCGCCGTGGGGCAGGGCGGGATCACGCTGGAGGAGGCGGTCGGACTGGCGGTCCTGCTGCAGATCGGCGGCGAGGCGGTCACCAACAACAGCGGGCAGATGTTCCACCTGCTGCTGAGCCGACCGGAACTCGCCGAACGGCTGCGCTCCGAGCCGGAGATCCGCCCCCGGGCCATCGACGAACTGCTGCGCTGGATTCCCCATCGCAACGCCGTGGGGCTGTCCCGGATCGCCCTGGAGGACGTGGACGTCAAGGGAGTGCGGATCCGCGCGGGCGACGCGGTCTACGTGTCGTACCTGGCGGCCAACCGCGACCCCGAGGTCTTCCCCGACCCGGACACGATCGACTTCGGCCGCTCCCCCAACCCGCACGTGTCCTTCGGCTTCGGCCCGCACTACTGCCCCGGCTCCATGCTGGCCCGGCTGGAGTCGGAGCTGCTCGTCGACGCGGTCCTGGACCGGGTGCCGGGGCTGAAGCTCGCGGTGCGGCCGGAGGACGTGCCCTTCAGGAAGGGCGCGCTGATCCGCGGGCCAGAGGCCCTGCCGGTGACCTGGTGAGCGGCCTCGTGGCGGCGGCGGAGGGCCTGCTGGTGCCGCCGGGCCACGGCCGGGTGGTGCAGGCGCCGGCCCAGCACGTGACCTTCAAGGTGACCGGTTCGCACTCGCGCATGGCGTCCACCTTCGAGGTGATCGTGCCGCCGGGCTTCGACGTCGGCGCCCATGTGCACGCCCGCAGCGAGGAGCTGTTCTACGTGCTGGAGGGCGAGCTGGACGTGCTCGCCTTCGAGCCGAGGATCCGCACCCCCGACAACTGGCGGACGTGGCAGTCGCCCTCGGGCAGCCGGGCGGTACGCGCCACCCCGGGCACGGTCGTCGTCGTGCCCCCCGGCTGCCCGCACGCCTTCGCCAACCCGACGGGCGAGCCGGCCAAGATGTTCTTCCAGGCCAGTCCGCCCCCGGACCACGAGCGCTACTTCGAGGAACTCCTGGAGATCCTCGGCGACGGCGGACCGCCGGACCACGAGGCCATCGAGGCCCTGCGGGCGAAGTACGACATCGAGCAGCTCACGCCGCTGCGACACGGTTAGCGGATCGGCATCCCGGCGAGCGTCCGCGCGATCACCAGCCGCTGGATCTCACTCGTGCCCTCGAAGATCGTGTAGATCGCGGAGTCCCGGTGCATCCGCTCCACCGGGTACTCCCGCGTGTAGCCGTTGCCGCCCAGGATCTGGATCGCCTGGGCGGTCACCTTCTTCGCGGTCTCGCTCGCGAACAGCTTGGACATCGAGCCCTCGGCCGCCGTGAACGGCTTGCCGTTGATCGCCATCCAGGACGCCCGCCACACCAGCAGCCGGGCCGCGTCGATGGACGTGCGCATGTCGGCGAGCTGGAAGGCGACGCCCTGGTTGTCGATGATCGGCCGCCCGAACTGCTCCCGGGTCTGCGCGTACTCCAGCGCCACCTCGTACGCGGCCCGGGCCGTGCCCACCGCCATCGCGCCGACCGCCGGGCGGGACGCCTCGAAGGTGGCCATCGCCGCGTTCTTCACACGCTCGCCGCCCTTCTTGGCCTTCTCCCGGGCGCGGGCGAGGCGGGCGTCCAGCTTCTCCTTGCCGCCGAGCAGGCAGGAGCCGGGCACGCGCACGTCGTCGAGGACGACCTCGGCGGTGTGCGAGGCGCGGATGCCGTGCTTCTTGAACTTCTGGCCCTGGGACAGCCCCGGGGTGCTCGGCGGGACGATGAAGGAGGCGTGGCCCTTGGAGCCCAGGTCCGGGTCGACGACCGCGACGACGACGTGGACATTGGCGATGCCGCCGTTGGTCGCCCAGGTCTTGGTGCCGTTGAGGACCCACTCGTCCTTGGCCTCGTCGTACACGGCACGCGTGCGCAGGGAGGCCACGTCGGAGCCGGCGTCGGGCTCGGAGGAGCAGAAGGCGGCGACCTTGACGTCGTTGGCGTCGCCGTACATCTGGGGGATCCAGGTGCCGATCTGCTCCTCGGTGCCGTTGGCGAGGACGCCGACGGCGGCGAGGCCGGTACCGACGATCGACAGGGCGATGCCCGCGTCGCCCCAGAACAGCTCCTCCATCGCCATGGGGATGCCGAGGCCGGTGGGGTCGAAGTACTGCTGGGCGTAGAAGTCCAGGGAGTAGATGCCGACCTTGGCGGCCTCCTGGATGACGGGCCAGGGGGTCTCCTCGCGCTCGTCCCATTCGGCGGCCGCGGGGCGGATGACGTCGGCCGCGAAGCCGTGCAGCCAGTCCCGGACCTCCTTCTGTTCGTCGCTCAGCTCCATGGTGAACTCGGCCATGTCCCCTCCAGTGACGCCCATGCATGTTACTTGCGGTAACCCCGAGTCTGTTACCGGTGGGTAGGAAAAGTCAACTCCCGGGGCCCCCTCGCCCTCCCGTTCGATGTCACGTGCCCTGTGAGTGTTAGTTTGCGCAGGCGTCACCGAAACAGCACGGGTGGGGAGAGCACATGAACACCACGCAGCGGACCGGTCAGCAGACGTCCGCCGACCGCAGACGGCGCGAGCTGCTCGAGGCCGCCGACCGGGTGGTGCTGCGCGACGGTCCGCACGCCTCGATGAACGCCATCGCCGCCGAGGCCGGCATCACCAAACCGATCCTCTACCGCCACTTCGGCGACAAGGGCGGACTCTACGCCGCCCTCGCCGTCCGGCACACGGACGCCCTGCTCGCCTCGCTGCGGGCCGCCCTGGACGCCCCGGCGGAGCGGCGGCAGCGCGTCGAGGCCACCCTGGACACCTACCTGGCGGCCATCGAGGCCCGCCCTCAGGTGTACCGCTTCCTGATGCACCCGGCGGAGGGCAGCGCCACTCCGGGCGACCAGGCCGAGCAGGGCTTCGACGTCGGCAGGCACTCGGCGCCGCTGCTGCGCCGCATGGGCGAGGAGCTGGCCCAGGTCATCGAGGAGCGCCTCGACGTCGGACCGGGCACCCAGCAGCTGGCCCGGGTGTGGGGGCACGGGATCGTCGGCATGATGCACGCCGCCGGGGACTGGTGGCTGGGTGAACGCCCCTGCCCGCGGGAGGAGTTGGTCCGCAGCCTGGCCGACCTGCTGTGGGGCCGCCTCGCCGGGGCCGACGACAAGGCGGGCGGCCCGGGCTTCTGAAACCAGAGGTTCTGAAACCCCGGGGCCCGCTCAGCGGTGCCAGGACGCCCGCGCCACCTGACGCATCAGCTTGCGGTGGCGCCTGCCGGTCAGGTGATCGGCGTAGATCCGCCCCTCCAGGTGGTCGCACTCGTGCTGGAGGCACCGGGCGAAGAACCCCGTCCCGCGTACGGTCACCGGCTCCCCGGTCAGCGTGAAGCCCGTCACGACCGCCTCGTCGTGACGCTCGGTCCCCGCCTCGAGGCCCGGCAGCGACAGACAGCCCTCCGGGCCGCGCACCACCACCCCGCCGGTCTCGACGAGCCGCGGGTTCACCACGTGTCCCAGGTGCCGCTCGTCCTCGTCGTCCGGGCAGTCGTACACGAAGACGCGCAGCGCCTCGCCGATCTGGTTGGCGGCCAGGCCGACGCCGTGGGCGGCGTACATGGTCGCGAACAAGTCCTCCACGAGGGCCGCGAGTTCCGGGCCGAAGTCGGTCACCTCCGCGCAGGGGGCGTGCAGGACGGGGTCGCCGAGGAGGCCGAGGGTGCGGACGCGCCCGTGGGCGCCCGGGATGGAGCCGTGTCGCATGACGGCCAGAGTAAGGTCCCTGTGTCCCCCGGCGGCTCGCGCCCACCGCCGGACCTGGTGGCCGGTGCCGCGATTCGGGAGTGCGAATGGATCTCGATAGGCTGAGGCCCACACCACGTGGCCGTCAGGCTTCACAGGCTTCAGGCGCGGCGCGTACGGCAAGGAGGATCGAGAACTGATGGCAGGCAACTCGGACCCGCTCACGCCGCGGGCCAAGATCGCCGTGACCGCGGGCAAGGCGGTCGCGGCGGCGTCCCGCGCCGCGGGGCGCGGCAGCGGTTCGGTGATCGGCGGCCGGGTCGCGCTGAAACTCGACCCCGACCTCCTCGGCCGGCTCGCCGGGCACCTCGACGTGACCCTGGTCTCGGCGACCAACGGCAAGACCACCACCACCCGGCTCATCGCCGAGGCGCTGAAGGCGGCCGGACCGGTCGTCTCCAACGCGCTCGGCGCCAACATGCCGGCCGGCATCACCTCGGCACTCGCGGGCGGCGCGGAGGCCCGGTACGGGGTCATCGAGGTCGACGAGAAGTACCTCGTCGGCGTCGCCCAGGCCACCGACCCGAAGTGCATCGCGCTGCTCAACCTCTCCCGCGACCAGCTCGACCGCGCCGCCGAGACCCGCATGCTCGCCGAGAACTGGCGCGAGGGCCTGGCCGGCTCCAAGGCCGTGGTCATCGCCAACGCCGACGACCCGCTGGTGGTGTGGGCCGCCTCCTCCTCCCCCAACGTGATCTGGGTCGCCGCCGGGCAGATGTGGAAGGACGACGCCTGGTCCTGCCCGTCCTGCGGCGGCGTGATGCAGCGCCCCGGGGACGACTGGTTCTGCGGCGAGTGCGGCTTCCGCCGCCCGACGCCCAGTTGGGCCCTGTCCGGCGACCACGTCCTCGACCCGCACGGCTCCGCCTGGCCGATCCACCTCCAGCTGCCGGGCCGCGCCAACAAGGCCAACGCCGCCTCCTCGGCCGCCGTCGCCGCCGTCTTCGGAGTGCCGCCGCAGGTCGCCCTGGAGCGGATGTACCAGGTGCAGGCGGTCGCCGGCCGTTACGACGTCGTGCAGTTCCAGGGCCGCGACCTGCGGCTGCTGCTCGCCAAGAACCCGGCGGGCTGGCTGGAGACCTTCTCCCTGATCGACCCGCCGCCCGCTCCGGTGATCCTGTCGGTGAACGCGCGCGGCGCCGACGGCACCGACACCTCCTGGTTGTGGGACGTGGACTACACCCGGCTGAGCGGCCACCCGATCTGCGTGGTCGGCGACCGGAAGCTGGACCTCGCGGTGCGCCTGGAGGTCGCGAACCAGCAGTTCCAGGTGTGCGAGGACCTCGACCAGGCGGTGCAGCTGTGCCCGCCGGGACGCATCGAGGTCATCGCGAACTACACCG is a genomic window containing:
- a CDS encoding NADP-dependent succinic semialdehyde dehydrogenase, translated to MPIATVNPANGETLRTYEPMGEEEIERRLELAEATFRTYRTTGFYERAGLMRRAADLLEADQKEIGRVITTEMGKPVKQARAEAAKCAKAMRWYADHAAELLADEEPADADVKDSGASRALVRYRPLGPVLAVMPWNFPLWQVIRFAAPALMAGNVGLLKHASNVPQTALYLEDLFHRAGFPEGCFQTLLIGSAQVDDVLRDERVRAATLTGSEPAGRAVASTAGEMIKKTVLELGGSDPFVVMPSADVDRAAEVAVTARTQNAGQSCIAAKRFIVHTDVYDAFAERFAEGMRALTVGDPMEEATDVGPLSSEQGLNDVVELVDDAVRGGATVLCGGERPDGPGWYYPPTVLAGITREMRIHREEAFGPVATLYRAADLDEAVLIANDTDFGLSSNVWTRDDADVDRFVRDLEAGGVYVNGMTASHPAFPFGGVKRSGYGRELSGHGIREFCNITTVWHGA
- a CDS encoding DUF6213 family protein yields the protein MNREVTLPLIVDDRGTLQVAASDVSKLLRTVGGRWLRLVETGEESLDEDTVAALTIELAKLADRIDVACIAHSSGPSSS
- a CDS encoding type III polyketide synthase, which gives rise to MGTPVKVHHFPVGGRQPSARRKQARFMATLCRPSVSVPEHVITMEETLELARRRHTDHPQLPLALRLIENTGVRTRHIVQPIEETLKHPGFEDRNKVYEREAKSRVPAVIQRALDDAELLPTDIDVIIYVSCTGFMMPSLTAWLINAMGFDSTTRQIPIAQLGCAAGGAAINRAHDFCTAYPEANALIVACEFCSLCYQPTDLGVGSLLCNGLFGDGIAAAVVRGQGGTGIGLERNGSYLIPKTEDWIMYDVKATGFHFLLDKRVPATMEPLAPALKQLAGEHGWDASDLDFYIVHAGGPRILDDLSTFLRVDPHAFRFSRATLTEYGNIASAVVLDALRRLFDAGGAEEGARGLLAGFGPGITAEMSLGRWQTADTRQDVRRDMTRALRQSVRQR
- a CDS encoding cytochrome P450; amino-acid sequence: MSEETVPETAPPIRDWPAVDLPGSDFDPVLTELMREGPVTRISLPNGEGWAWLVTRHDDVRLVTNDPRFGREAVMDRQVTRLAPHFIPARGAVGFLDPPDHTRLRRSVAAAFTARGVERVRERSRGMLDELVDAMLRAGPPADLTEAVLSPFPIAVICELMGVPAADRHAMHTWTQLILSSSHGAEVSERAKNEMNAYFADLVGLRSDSTGEDVTSLLGAAVGQGGITLEEAVGLAVLLQIGGEAVTNNSGQMFHLLLSRPELAERLRSEPEIRPRAIDELLRWIPHRNAVGLSRIALEDVDVKGVRIRAGDAVYVSYLAANRDPEVFPDPDTIDFGRSPNPHVSFGFGPHYCPGSMLARLESELLVDAVLDRVPGLKLAVRPEDVPFRKGALIRGPEALPVTW
- a CDS encoding cupin domain-containing protein translates to MSGLVAAAEGLLVPPGHGRVVQAPAQHVTFKVTGSHSRMASTFEVIVPPGFDVGAHVHARSEELFYVLEGELDVLAFEPRIRTPDNWRTWQSPSGSRAVRATPGTVVVVPPGCPHAFANPTGEPAKMFFQASPPPDHERYFEELLEILGDGGPPDHEAIEALRAKYDIEQLTPLRHG